Proteins from a single region of Callithrix jacchus isolate 240 chromosome 12, calJac240_pri, whole genome shotgun sequence:
- the ZNF32 gene encoding zinc finger protein 32 isoform X2, with protein sequence MFGFPTATLLDCHGRYAQNVAFFNVMTEAHHKYDHSEATGSSSWDIQNSFRREKLEQKSPDSKTLQEDSPGVRQRVYECQECGKSFRQKGSLTLHERIHTGQKPFECTHCGKSFRAKGNLVTHQRIHTGEKPYQCKECGKSFSQRGSLAVHERLHTGQKPYECAICQRSFRNQSNLAVHRRVHSGEKPYRCDQCGKAFSQKGSLIVHIRVHTGLKPYACTQCRKSFHTRGNCILHGKIHTGETPYLCGQCGKSFTQRGSLAVHQRSCSQRLTL encoded by the exons ATGTTTGGATTTCCAACAGCTACCCTGCTGGACTGTCATGGAAGATATGCCCAGAATGTAGCATTCTTCA ATGTGATGACTGAAGCCCACCACAAATATGACCACTCTGAGGCTACAGGATCCTCAAGCTGGGATATCCAAAATTCTTTCAGAAGAGAGAAGCTGGAACAAAAATCACCAGATTCTAAGACACTACAGGAAGATTCACCTGGAGTGAGACAAAGGGTCTATGAGTGCCAGGAGTGTGGAAAATCCTTCCGACAAAAAGGTAGTCTCACATTACATGAGAGAATCCACACTGGTCAGAAGCCTTTTGAGTGCACCCACTGTGGAAAAAGCTTCAGGGCCAAAGGCAATCTTGTTACACATCAGCGGATACACACAGGAGAGAAGCCTTATCAGTGCAAAGAGTGTGGGAAAAGCTTCAGTCAACGAGGTAGTCTGGCTGTCCATGAGAGACTCCATACTGGACAGAAACCCTACGAGTGTGCTATTTGTCAGAGAAGCTTCAGGAATCAGAGTAACCTTGCTGTTCACAGGAGAGTTCACAGTGGTGAGAAGCCCTATAGATGTGATCAGTGTGGAAAAGCCTTCAGTCAGAAAGGAAGCTTAATTGTTCACATCAGAGTCCACACTGGCCTGAAGCCCTATGCCTGTACCCAATGCAGGAAGAGTTTCCACACGAGGGGGAATTGTATTCTGCATGGCAAAATACACACAGGAGAGACACCCTATCTATGTGGCCAATGTGGAAAAAGCTTCACCCAGAGAGGGAGTCTGGCCGTGCACCAGCGAAGCTGCTCACAAAGGCTCACCCTTTGA
- the ZNF32 gene encoding zinc finger protein 32 isoform X5, which yields MCSAHRYSVFLSLGLVSSLRKQRRPCFDRPHYVMTEAHHKYDHSEATGSSSWDIQNSFRREKLEQKSPDSKTLQEDSPGVRQRVYECQECGKSFRQKGSLTLHERIHTGQKPFECTHCGKSFRAKGNLVTHQRIHTGEKPYQCKECGKSFSQRGSLAVHERLHTGQKPYECAICQRSFRNQSNLAVHRRVHSGEKPYRCDQCGKAFSQKGSLIVHIRVHTGLKPYACTQCRKSFHTRGNCILHGKIHTGETPYLCGQCGKSFTQRGSLAVHQRSCSQRLTL from the exons ATGTGCTCAGCTCACAGATATTCAGTGTTCCTCTCCTTAGGACTGGTCAGCAGTTTGAGGAAGCAGAGGAGACCTTGCTTTGATAGACCTCACT ATGTGATGACTGAAGCCCACCACAAATATGACCACTCTGAGGCTACAGGATCCTCAAGCTGGGATATCCAAAATTCTTTCAGAAGAGAGAAGCTGGAACAAAAATCACCAGATTCTAAGACACTACAGGAAGATTCACCTGGAGTGAGACAAAGGGTCTATGAGTGCCAGGAGTGTGGAAAATCCTTCCGACAAAAAGGTAGTCTCACATTACATGAGAGAATCCACACTGGTCAGAAGCCTTTTGAGTGCACCCACTGTGGAAAAAGCTTCAGGGCCAAAGGCAATCTTGTTACACATCAGCGGATACACACAGGAGAGAAGCCTTATCAGTGCAAAGAGTGTGGGAAAAGCTTCAGTCAACGAGGTAGTCTGGCTGTCCATGAGAGACTCCATACTGGACAGAAACCCTACGAGTGTGCTATTTGTCAGAGAAGCTTCAGGAATCAGAGTAACCTTGCTGTTCACAGGAGAGTTCACAGTGGTGAGAAGCCCTATAGATGTGATCAGTGTGGAAAAGCCTTCAGTCAGAAAGGAAGCTTAATTGTTCACATCAGAGTCCACACTGGCCTGAAGCCCTATGCCTGTACCCAATGCAGGAAGAGTTTCCACACGAGGGGGAATTGTATTCTGCATGGCAAAATACACACAGGAGAGACACCCTATCTATGTGGCCAATGTGGAAAAAGCTTCACCCAGAGAGGGAGTCTGGCCGTGCACCAGCGAAGCTGCTCACAAAGGCTCACCCTTTGA
- the ZNF32 gene encoding zinc finger protein 32 isoform X1, producing MFGFPTATLLDCHGRYAQNVAFFTYWCLLHDFPLILPDVMTEAHHKYDHSEATGSSSWDIQNSFRREKLEQKSPDSKTLQEDSPGVRQRVYECQECGKSFRQKGSLTLHERIHTGQKPFECTHCGKSFRAKGNLVTHQRIHTGEKPYQCKECGKSFSQRGSLAVHERLHTGQKPYECAICQRSFRNQSNLAVHRRVHSGEKPYRCDQCGKAFSQKGSLIVHIRVHTGLKPYACTQCRKSFHTRGNCILHGKIHTGETPYLCGQCGKSFTQRGSLAVHQRSCSQRLTL from the exons ATGTTTGGATTTCCAACAGCTACCCTGCTGGACTGTCATGGAAGATATGCCCAGAATGTAGCATTCTTCA CATATTGGTGCCTCTTACATGACTTCCCTCTCATTTTACCAGATGTGATGACTGAAGCCCACCACAAATATGACCACTCTGAGGCTACAGGATCCTCAAGCTGGGATATCCAAAATTCTTTCAGAAGAGAGAAGCTGGAACAAAAATCACCAGATTCTAAGACACTACAGGAAGATTCACCTGGAGTGAGACAAAGGGTCTATGAGTGCCAGGAGTGTGGAAAATCCTTCCGACAAAAAGGTAGTCTCACATTACATGAGAGAATCCACACTGGTCAGAAGCCTTTTGAGTGCACCCACTGTGGAAAAAGCTTCAGGGCCAAAGGCAATCTTGTTACACATCAGCGGATACACACAGGAGAGAAGCCTTATCAGTGCAAAGAGTGTGGGAAAAGCTTCAGTCAACGAGGTAGTCTGGCTGTCCATGAGAGACTCCATACTGGACAGAAACCCTACGAGTGTGCTATTTGTCAGAGAAGCTTCAGGAATCAGAGTAACCTTGCTGTTCACAGGAGAGTTCACAGTGGTGAGAAGCCCTATAGATGTGATCAGTGTGGAAAAGCCTTCAGTCAGAAAGGAAGCTTAATTGTTCACATCAGAGTCCACACTGGCCTGAAGCCCTATGCCTGTACCCAATGCAGGAAGAGTTTCCACACGAGGGGGAATTGTATTCTGCATGGCAAAATACACACAGGAGAGACACCCTATCTATGTGGCCAATGTGGAAAAAGCTTCACCCAGAGAGGGAGTCTGGCCGTGCACCAGCGAAGCTGCTCACAAAGGCTCACCCTTTGA
- the ZNF32 gene encoding zinc finger protein 32 isoform X3 has product MTEAHHKYDHSEATGSSSWDIQNSFRREKLEQKSPDSKTLQEDSPGVRQRVYECQECGKSFRQKGSLTLHERIHTGQKPFECTHCGKSFRAKGNLVTHQRIHTGEKPYQCKECGKSFSQRGSLAVHERLHTGQKPYECAICQRSFRNQSNLAVHRRVHSGEKPYRCDQCGKAFSQKGSLIVHIRVHTGLKPYACTQCRKSFHTRGNCILHGKIHTGETPYLCGQCGKSFTQRGSLAVHQRSCSQRLTL; this is encoded by the coding sequence ATGACTGAAGCCCACCACAAATATGACCACTCTGAGGCTACAGGATCCTCAAGCTGGGATATCCAAAATTCTTTCAGAAGAGAGAAGCTGGAACAAAAATCACCAGATTCTAAGACACTACAGGAAGATTCACCTGGAGTGAGACAAAGGGTCTATGAGTGCCAGGAGTGTGGAAAATCCTTCCGACAAAAAGGTAGTCTCACATTACATGAGAGAATCCACACTGGTCAGAAGCCTTTTGAGTGCACCCACTGTGGAAAAAGCTTCAGGGCCAAAGGCAATCTTGTTACACATCAGCGGATACACACAGGAGAGAAGCCTTATCAGTGCAAAGAGTGTGGGAAAAGCTTCAGTCAACGAGGTAGTCTGGCTGTCCATGAGAGACTCCATACTGGACAGAAACCCTACGAGTGTGCTATTTGTCAGAGAAGCTTCAGGAATCAGAGTAACCTTGCTGTTCACAGGAGAGTTCACAGTGGTGAGAAGCCCTATAGATGTGATCAGTGTGGAAAAGCCTTCAGTCAGAAAGGAAGCTTAATTGTTCACATCAGAGTCCACACTGGCCTGAAGCCCTATGCCTGTACCCAATGCAGGAAGAGTTTCCACACGAGGGGGAATTGTATTCTGCATGGCAAAATACACACAGGAGAGACACCCTATCTATGTGGCCAATGTGGAAAAAGCTTCACCCAGAGAGGGAGTCTGGCCGTGCACCAGCGAAGCTGCTCACAAAGGCTCACCCTTTGA